A genomic stretch from Halorhodospira halophila SL1 includes:
- a CDS encoding DUF4139 domain-containing protein: MIRRLTPITPAPLPMLTTPMLLFALATPAYGAETAPAEFEPPPLSTRTLPEGEREVISDGQDRTALAVSVYLRGAAVFRETREIGLPDGPARLVLADVPEHLDAGTVSLDSEHRPQVTAASFTPGDLDQDALLRHHLGSEIRYRAHPQGDWERARLLAFDADEAIVATEAAVHPLPRDGDTRFAFPERPGHLYGSPTLELTVDSESGGTHPATLAYRSDGLTWRAEYQLHAAEDEPARLDGYARVDNGTGLDLRQAKLTFIGASLDDDAMRTLAQAESVTADRVGGLPRFQTAERYDLLAGRSHRIHLFRETPEAFNRHHRLRGDAGAEPDRPQQSAARRVAGWQAGTDLPPGRVTLLTGPPGATEPVGEGRIQGTAAGDEVEVDLGPAFTVTGERTLQERRRLEEAEGFEAAWRIRVRNRGETATRVELEERLPGDWELLETSHEPTRTEGRWALWDLALEADDEATLEYRVRVEREE; the protein is encoded by the coding sequence ATGATTCGCCGGCTCACCCCAATCACGCCTGCCCCGCTGCCCATGCTCACCACCCCGATGCTGCTCTTCGCCCTGGCCACCCCCGCCTACGGCGCGGAGACCGCACCGGCGGAGTTCGAGCCGCCGCCCCTCAGCACCCGTACGCTGCCGGAAGGGGAGCGTGAGGTCATCAGCGACGGACAGGATCGCACGGCGCTGGCGGTCAGCGTCTACCTGCGGGGGGCTGCAGTGTTCCGCGAGACCCGGGAGATCGGGCTCCCCGACGGGCCGGCGCGGCTCGTCCTGGCGGACGTGCCGGAACATCTCGATGCCGGTACGGTGAGCCTCGATTCCGAACACCGTCCGCAGGTCACCGCCGCCTCGTTCACCCCCGGCGACCTCGACCAGGACGCCCTCCTCCGCCACCACCTCGGCAGCGAGATCCGCTACCGTGCCCACCCCCAGGGGGACTGGGAACGCGCCCGGTTGCTCGCCTTTGATGCGGACGAGGCCATCGTCGCCACCGAGGCGGCGGTCCACCCGCTGCCCCGGGACGGCGACACGCGTTTTGCCTTCCCGGAGAGGCCGGGCCACCTCTACGGCTCCCCCACCCTGGAGCTGACCGTGGACAGCGAGAGCGGCGGTACCCACCCCGCCACTCTGGCCTACCGTAGCGACGGACTCACCTGGCGTGCCGAATACCAGCTCCACGCCGCCGAAGACGAGCCGGCACGCCTGGACGGCTACGCCCGCGTGGACAACGGCACCGGCCTCGACCTGCGCCAGGCCAAACTGACCTTCATCGGCGCCAGCCTCGACGACGACGCCATGCGCACCCTGGCCCAGGCCGAGTCGGTTACGGCCGACCGAGTGGGCGGCCTGCCCCGCTTCCAGACCGCCGAGCGCTACGACCTGCTGGCCGGCCGCAGCCACCGCATCCACCTGTTCCGTGAAACGCCCGAGGCCTTCAACCGCCACCACCGGCTGCGCGGCGACGCCGGCGCCGAGCCGGACCGCCCGCAGCAGTCGGCGGCCCGGCGCGTGGCCGGCTGGCAGGCGGGCACCGACCTGCCCCCCGGTCGGGTCACCCTGCTCACCGGGCCACCCGGGGCGACCGAGCCGGTCGGCGAAGGGCGGATTCAAGGGACCGCCGCCGGGGACGAGGTCGAGGTGGATCTGGGACCCGCCTTCACCGTGACCGGCGAGCGCACCCTGCAGGAGCGCCGTAGGCTCGAAGAGGCCGAGGGCTTCGAGGCCGCCTGGCGAATCCGCGTGCGCAACCGCGGCGAGACCGCCACCCGGGTCGAGCTCGAAGAGCGTCTGCCCGGGGACTGGGAGCTGCTTGAGACCAGCCACGAGCCGACACGCACCGAGGGCCGCTGGGCGCTCTGGGATCTGGCGCTGGAGGCCGACGACGAGGCGACCCTGGAATACCGGGTGCGCGTGGAGCGAGAGGAATGA